The genomic region ATAATTTAATCTATTTTGCTTAGAATAACTTTTTCTCTATGGATAAGAAGGCAACATGGGATAATAACCCCTTACAGGTTCTAGTTCTCGGCAATTCAGCAAAGGCTAGATCTTAAATGGTATAGGTAAATTAGGTCCCCTATTTGTTCTTAAAGTGTAGAATTGTTCTTGAAGTGTTGGATTGAGAGAGAAACAAGTCACCTTTTCTATGCCATATTTAGTGGCTTGTCCTGTCTTAATCTGCCAGTGTTTAGAAGCTTTTCAATAATGTCTTTGCTAACATTTTGTTTGTCTGACCCCTAGCAATGCTGTAGTTGTCGATGCAAAGTTTAGATGCAGACTTGATTTGGTAATAGAATCCATTCTTGAAGCTGTAAACAATGTTTCTCTTTTCCATCGTAGGAAAAACAACCAAGGGTTTGTTTGAATggaaggatttggagggaaagagaAGACaaatcctttgtttggttagTTGAGTAGGTTGTAGGGAATTTGATTGGAAGGGAAATGGAAGGATCCATTTTCCTTCCTACAAGCCTAATCAGAATTCCTCTAACATATCAAAGAAGTGGAAGGAAAACTCACTTGTGCTATTCCTCTTCCCATCCTCTCCTCTCTTTCTCCTCCGTccctcccccttccccttccctccttaaaatttATCCACACTCATGTCCACTCGAGTAGTGTGTATCGGTTTTAGTCTGATACCATGTAGGATAATTAGAGGGAGATTATAACTAAATGACTTTATCATTATTGATAAGTAGATAGCTATTTATAGTACAATATAATATTGAGAATACTCCAAAGTCCAAACCCAAGATATATTTTTTTCTCTGTCTCTAACAATAATATATTCCCTAATATTCTGATGCCCTAAATTTCCAAGTGCTTTTGTCCCGCAGCCACAATTGTTGTTCCTTGCTCTCCTCAAATTCCCTTGTATCTTAACCAATTTTGCTTTTGGAGGGTTTTGTATAATTTTACCATAGTTTTCTGCCTCCTGCCTAATGTTACAGATACATTCTCAAAACCAGGAGTTGGTTCTGATGAACCCCAGTCAGGTGGTTGGTTTACTGCTTTCAGTGTCGCTACCTACAAACCATATTTTGATGTTGATACATCTGATGTCTTGGAGAGGATCAAGGAATCACTTCTTCCATGGAAAGGGACTTTTACCGAAATGACCTCCAACAACCCAGATTTGTAAGTTTCGTAGAGTAATTGTTGCATTTATCTTCTAAATGTAGTGCTACTTCATTTTACACGTGGGCCAGTGTGATGGTGTTTCCCTTTTCATAATTTGTTATTTGAGGTACCATTAGTTAAGAACTATAAAAACTGAAGATTCTTGGCAAGTGTTAGATGGTAAATGTATTATTGAATCCCGTGATGTGGATTGAGGAAATATATGCAAAATTTGACAATTGTCTCCATACATATCAAGTGCAATTGTGAGTCTCTCTAAGTTGTTATTTCAAAGACATGATTCAGTGCATCACTGATTTTGATGATAATTTCTTTTTTGTGTTTATGGAGGGGTAAATACTGCTGGAATGGTATACAAAGTTCCATGCTAATACTTCTGCCAACATCTGTGTTAATTATCTCAATTTCAATTTCATGCTAATATGCTTTACATGTTACTACAGGAAGATAAATGTTGCTGAAGTTTGCAATTAGAAAAGAGCTCTGTTATATGCCAGAATATGAGACAAACGGCACAAAACATTTTTCTGTCATTACTTCTTTTTTGTCTTGTGGTTGTTCACGATTCTTTTGTCCTTTACCTTGGTACATATTAGCCGACTTCAATTTTTGTGAACTTAGGCATTGCTCTGTGGCTCTGTTTCACCTATTGACACTCTTACTCAGGTTGACCGTTGATGGCATGGACTTCGTAATATCTACTGATTGTTTGTTGCACTTATGTTTGTGCACTGAGCAGGTATGGACCGTTTTGGATATGCACTACTTTAATCTTCATTGCCGCCTCTATAGGTACATTCGTTTCATATGTAACCCACAAGCCACAGAGCAAAGACTGGAATTATGACATAAGCATGGTGACGTGGTCTGCTGGTTTATTTTATGGCTATGTAACCCTTGTTCCTCTGAGTCTTTATGTGGCCCTGAAGTACTTTTCAGCACCATCTGGCTTCGTTCAACTTCTCTGCTTATATGGATACTCACTGTTTGTGTTTATTCCTGCCTTGGTAAGTTCTCTCTTGATTTAGTCTCATTATTTAATTCCGCAGGCTTGAACATCAAGTTGCCTTGTCAAGAATTGGGCATCCTATTATAGTTGAACCCTTTGGTTTATGCTTAGGTCGTCAGAATTAGCAGCTGTCTGACTGTTTTCTTGTCAAATCCGGTAGTGATGCTAGTGCTCACCAAGAATCAGATAGAGAGCCCGTCTTTTATGAGAAGAGACGTTTCTTTGGATAGAAGGAACATACTGTATGCTCCTATAATTCTGACAGTGATGCTAGGCAATGTATCATGCTTTATTGATGGTTTCCCTTTTCAAATGGAGCCAAAGGCTCGCtattatttggttttggattattATGAACTTAAGCAAAATGACTCATAAAAAAGGTTGCACTTTTGTAAACAGTCTCTCACACTTATACAAGGATAAGTCTGGGTACGCCTACCCTTGCCCCCGCTATTTGCAAGAGCTTAGGAGCTTAGACACATTGGCGTAATTTTGAATATTGTTTTTATAGATGGTTCTCCTTTCTAGCGCTTATACTGATTTATTTGTTACTAGTTCAAGCTGTCGAATGacataataataaaattgcaGTGTTTATCTGTGGTACCCTTGGAAGTATTTAGATGGGTGGTTACAGGGGTGGCCGGGTTTATGTCGGCATCCTTTGTAGCACTCAATCTGAAATCCCACATCGCATCAGCTGGGGAGAGGTGGTTCCTGATCGTGGTTGCGATATTCTTTTTGCAAGTTGCCCTGGCTCTTGCACTCAAGATCTATCTATTCACTATGGGCGTCTAAGTTTTGGGCAACAGTTGACTAGACAAGGATCGAAAAGAATACGAGTCGTGGATGGACTGTTTCTAGGTTATCGACATGTATAGAGATATCTTTCAGTGTTATTAACTCATTTCTTACCAATATACGTAGAGAATGTGTTTTTTGGGTCTAAAGGGCAGTTTTGTGCTAACAGGATAAACTCTGGGGTGAGAAACATTGTAACCGAGTAATGTTGCTTCGGTGTGGCACGTTGGCTTTGGCTGACTTCATTATGTAAATTTGAATTCAACACGAATGCATTTTTCCAATAGAAGAAAGGTATTTCATTGTAAGACGACGCTTAACCAGATGACACTTTAACAATGGCTTTTACAAAAGATTTACGGATGGATGAATTTAATTGGCTTGATCACTCTAATGTAAATCTAGTTGGAAAGTAATTGGGATTCTCTCCACTTCCTCCCAATTCCTCTCAATGGTCTAGATTTTGTTCCTAGATGATTCGACAATCGATTTTTCTATGAGGTTGAGAATGATTAATGATTAGATATTGTTTATTAGAGGAAATAGAAGGGAATAGAgaaaaaaagaaatggagaggttCATACTCGTTGTGAAAAGTTGAAATTTATTTGGAAAACAATCAAACATGGTAGATGAAGAATTTGATGATGTAGCGGACTTGCATCTGTGTAGAATTCTCTTTCCTTTAGATGGGATTTTTAATGCCAGGAGAGTTTTTGTAATGCGTTTCAATTCTCTTATTGCCTCGGTGCATTTCTGGTTCAATGGAGCAACGTCTTTCTTTAACTGGGCCGATAATATTGACCTGTGCTTTGCTAGGTCATGAATAAAATCTGCCATATAATTGACAATACCAAGAAATTGCTGGATTTGCTTGTACGAGAGTTTATCATCTGGGAACTCTTCAAGTTGGGTAGCGATATGAGGTTGGAGATAGTATTGACCTTTGGAAATTTGCATTCCAAGAAAATCAATTTTTGTTTCTCCAACGACCATCTTCTTTTCTGAAAGCATTATCCCATATTGTTGGATGATATCAAAAAACTTTGTTATCAGGGCAGAGTGTGAATCAATATCCGTGGAAAATAAGAGAATATCATCTATGTATACCAGGGCATTTGTGAGGATTGGTTTAAAGATCTTGATCATTgctttctggaataaggatagaGCTGTttttaacccaaatggcataaccttCCATTGGTAATGTCGATCAGGAATGTAGAAACCTGTTTTTGGCCTTTCTTCTGGTTTGATTCCTAATTGCCAAAATCCTGCCTTAAGATCAAATTTTGAGAATACTTGTGCTTGGGGTAGTTTTTGGAAAAGGACTTCTCGTTTTGGTAGTGGAAATTTGTCGTCTGTAAGGAAATGGTTAAGGGGTTGGTAATTGATAAGTACCCTTAGCTTTCCACGTACTTGTTTTGCTCTCTTGTTGACATAAAATGCTGCACAAGCCCATGGGGAGGTTGTTGGCTCAGTTAGGTTTTCTTTTTGTAACTGGTCAACTTCTTCAAGAGCTAGAGTATAATGGTCTGGGTTCATTCCCATATGGCTGGCTTTTGTTGGATTAACGTCTTCATTCTTTTTAAATGGCAAGGTGATAAAGAATTCATGGTTTTGCCATAATGGGGAGAACATTTTGTGAGAAATTCAGAGTGAGACGCAGCACATGGGTTTTGGCTATGTTATCTCTTATGGGATGAAGGATTTCACAAGAATAAAGGTGAGGGGTTAATGTCCATGGTAACAAATGATTTTTGCGTTTTAGGCCTTTTGGATGCCATGACACTCTTTTGAGACTGTGTAAGACATCAAAACCAAGTATAAAGTCTTTTCCAGGAAGACCAGACCCACATACTCTAGTTTTCAGCATGTAACCAGGAAATAGTTGAATGTAAATTGGCTTACTCTTAAGAGATATATAGAAAACCTGCCCATTTGCTGCTTTAAATGCCACAGAACATGCTTCCCAGTGTGATGGCGGGAGAATATTTGGTTTGATGATGGAGGATGCAGCACCAGTATCAAAATATGCAATGACAGGTATGGGTTTGTCATATTTATTTGGGAAAATGTAGATTTTTGCATTTGGGGAAGGCTGAAAGGGTAAGTTGGAATAATATCATCATGTGGTTCTGCTTTACAGGCTTCTATGGGGCAAAGATCAAACCTGACAAATTGGTCAGTAATACCTTCATCTTCTTCAGAATCTTGGTCTGAGTCTGCAGATGAATCTTCTTCAAATTCCATTCCCATTGCCAAAATGGTTTCATCCGTTGGTTCATCATCAAGGGAGAAGATGGACTCGATATCTGCATCATCAATATCTTCAATTTGTGCCAAATATCCCACAAGATtatctcttttcttttttgttttgacAATCTTTTGCATAATGCCCTTTCTTTTTGCAAATATAGCATCGATCAGACTTTTTGAATCCTCTTTGTTTTTTCTTTCTGAAAAATTTCCATTTTTTGTTTTCAGATAACCGTAGGAACCTTTTATTCCATTTCTTTTTGTAGACCTTATTTTTTCTTCCTTCGGAGGACGTGCATCTACATTTTTTAGGTCTGCACTTGATGGAGAGTTCTGGATGATCACATGCTCTTCCTAAAAGCTTTCCTTGTTCTTGTAGTTGCTTGAAAAACTTCTGGTGGTTACATAGTTTTTCAAGAGCTGCAAGGGATGTTTGATAGAGTTCTCCAAATGTAGCAGTACTCAGAGGTATGTTTTTTTAGAGAGAACTGCCTAGATGTTTCATTTCCCAATGGTTCTGGGAGGGAATTTAAATAGGCTTGTTTGAGATTTACATTATCCATACTTCCAAGAGCATAAAAACGCTTGGACATCTTTTCATAATGTCGTTCAAGGTCTTTCCGCATAAATGAACAACATTTCATACTAAGGAATTATTCTCTTGCTTGAGTTGTGTAATGATCCCAAGTACCCAGAAATTCATTATAGATGTTGCCAATGAAGGCGTCAACTGAAGAGGCTTGGCGGATTTGCACTTGTCGATAAGCTCCAAGACTAATCCGCCATTGTCGCAGACGGCCATAAAATATTGATACTAATTTGTCTATCATCGTTGTAAGTTTAGCTCCAGGATAAAGAAGTTGTGCGATACACCAGGCATGTATTTCATAGATTTTGTCTCTCCATTTTGACGGAGGAATGTTGTCAAAAGAGAAACCATGACCTGGTATATCTTGACCTTTAGGGTTCCAACCGGGTTGGGGATGAGTATCATGTTGGTCTTGTTCTTCTGGATTTTCTGTCTCACTTTCAACAACTTCCTCAACTTGATTTGGTTCAGCCATCATAAATTCTGGCATTAAAACCTCGTCTACCGAATTTTGAGACATAGgcttctttgattttggtttagcCAGACTGGTTAAAAGTGAGGAGATGGGATTATGATGTTCGAGCATGAATTGTGAGGCATCTTCTGGATTTTGAGTTATAGGAGGTTCAATTTGAGTTATTGTTGATGTCTTTCCTCCATCTTTTGATGTAGATTGCCTCTTTTTCGTTATATGTCTTTCATCAAGAACTTTTGTTGGAAGGAATGACGATGCTCCGAAAGGGCTTGATTCTGGAGGGAGCACATGAAGGGGTTGTGGATGTTTTTCAAAGGGTGGTGTATAAACTGGGTATGGGGTAAATATGTCGCATGGCATATTTGGTGATGTTTTTGATGGATTTTGTAAGAAGAATAACTGTGCTTTTAAGGATTTTAATTCGGACTCCTTTTGGAAAATGAGTGGAGAGGCTATAGAAGCTGTTGTTGCAAATCGCAGGAGTTCTTGGTGTAATGAAGAGATTTTTTGATATATCTCTTTTACTGCAAGATCCATGATTATCATCTTCAGATCTATTTGTTGCAACAGATTATTTTGGGCTCGTGCATTTTCCGATTGCCAGTTTAATGTTGCTTCTGCAGCACTTACTTGCTTTGTTGAACCATCTGAATTTTTGATGACTGGATTTTTGATTTTCCAAGAATGTTTTTTATTTTCTTCCTCAAATTCTCTTGGTGGAAAATTTGTGTCTTGAGAAGAGGATGGACCAAACATGTAACATGTAGGGGTATCTTTTTGTGTATTGGCAGACTTTTCTTGTTTTGAATATTGtacattgatacgtgcattttatatagcctttttataTCTCTTATGCACGTATTCCTATGCTATTCTCGTAGTTTCATGTTACGAagtgccccgaatattctactttggttcgtttgacTTTTATTGCAGGAAtggatgtaacacccgcgaattttccattttgacatttaaagtgtattaaaccgtttgattaccttattttatatttttgaattattcaatttaattaattttatgtcaaacacgatttttataaaagtaatatataaaggctcatttatataaaagtacgtattattaaattatatttttaaggcataatttatataagaataaatgtattTATATATTTTGATCGGACAATAATGGTgacagtagtaataataataaagctctgtcttaaattatagtaggtttaaggcGAATTTCCGTCTAgtaatagaccgtcacattttcatatgtGAAACTATTTTTAATCTCGACTAATCAAAGCTTGACAACAGTCATACCTCCCTCTTACACTCTACATTTACATAAccctcttattattattattttattattattattattataaggatgcgcgcagctatcatatatagaaaaataaaagtttacatgaaattggtggggagccgagaaacaagctgggctcccacacccttagcaacagcaaagctaagtctagtaaaaatgtaagcggccatccgagcccccgcatcctgagataccgagaatttctggatccgcttgagcaaggcaacagcatccgaacccaactccccaagtgatgagaaagataaaggaaggaaaccataacatTGCACGCGCACAAAtcccccgtacttagcacacttacgccgaGCGGGATCAAGCAACAACCCGACAGGCAAAAATTCGTCATCGAtccgagtcaaaggagaagacccggtcaagtcaacgcacacatcacgccccatgTCCCAAGAATAAAAGCGGCAaaccgcaggacgaagagaaccccatgcccatcaaccaaaccgatatcaacctccttccccgcagaaataccagatctatagcagatgtcgaaaagagtgtcacggacgaggttatgccgatgtttaacgcccacagtaccagtacaagaaacagcgtggtccccaaaaacatcatcatcaaaaacccgagagcaagctggacagggcctagagaccgtgaataacggaacacccggacgatacccaagcacactacggtaagtcctcccgttcatagtctgacccaaccccgagataggaaccgcacgcaaccaatcagaggagtgggaaccctgctgtgactgccacaaagcaagctggcgaggtgtcaaagagaaaacagaccctGAAGCAGCAGCAATCGttgcgaaataaatgtctgccaatttcttcataagtttgggggcagcaatttcactagggttacctaagatacagAGCCTATAGTCGCAGTAAACCcccgcgcggcatcatcaaaagcggggcGGCAGACTACAATACCGGAgggtccgaggagcttagctcGCAAATCGCCAGATCGCAAACGGGatgcaataaaagcataatgtaaaacatcccccgccgcatagacaccaagaccaccaagatgaaaaggaaaGTCCGCAATCCCCAAAACCGGGCCGA from Silene latifolia isolate original U9 population chromosome 3, ASM4854445v1, whole genome shotgun sequence harbors:
- the LOC141647849 gene encoding uncharacterized protein LOC141647849, whose amino-acid sequence is MMSGNYTSIDNQKVSGSVAAVSDSTIIPVQFTDSNLQTFLSSEASGKISAGSRPPRDADDTFSKPGVGSDEPQSGGWFTAFSVATYKPYFDVDTSDVLERIKESLLPWKGTFTEMTSNNPDLYGPFWICTTLIFIAASIGTFVSYVTHKPQSKDWNYDISMVTWSAGLFYGYVTLVPLSLYVALKYFSAPSGFVQLLCLYGYSLFVFIPALCLSVVPLEVFRWVVTGVAGFMSASFVALNLKSHIASAGERWFLIVVAIFFLQVALALALKIYLFTMGV